In one Sandaracinaceae bacterium genomic region, the following are encoded:
- a CDS encoding 1-acyl-sn-glycerol-3-phosphate acyltransferase, whose protein sequence is MPALYSVARRLFRRAASLYFVDVQVEGADNVPREGPVVFAANHPNSLMDTVLLGSQVERDVHYLARSGLFAHPLAAAAFRAAGVIPVQRAQDQPGHSTAAEGGTGAGGDAAPPSPGPTPALLPSVGAAAGPETSAMGLDNDAAFAAAFDALERGRAVGIFPEGQNAPTRHVRAIKTGVARIALGAEARHDFTLGVVVVPVGLNYVERERFHTAALVRFGEALRMSDYAVAYQEDPRAAVRALTDDVQAAMREVAVHVPREEQIDLAEDLYALYGAQLRDDVLGSMPDLRLPQEKLLDEATARASRAEQLGDRFLAEQLIADAFDWFEQTEPERAAALAKRVHAHKRHLDQLRLRGDFAARPGKQLSSRAEAVKLALYAVLLGPVAAYGLAHNFVPYRLTRIAARRAPDEPIQAISALAAGLFAFGLAYALFGWLAWHGSASLLGATLYVSTLPFAGFWFFRYRRRLGIYAHRIVARTLFRTRPKLYRGLLLEREQLLVELDAVRVAYQRALAHRAQPPS, encoded by the coding sequence GTGCCGGCGCTCTACAGCGTGGCACGGCGCCTCTTCCGCCGAGCGGCGAGCCTGTACTTCGTCGACGTGCAGGTGGAGGGGGCCGACAACGTGCCGCGCGAGGGGCCCGTCGTCTTCGCCGCGAACCACCCCAACTCGCTGATGGACACCGTGCTCTTGGGATCGCAGGTGGAGCGCGACGTGCACTACCTGGCGCGCAGCGGGCTGTTCGCCCACCCGCTGGCGGCCGCGGCCTTCCGTGCGGCGGGGGTCATCCCCGTGCAGCGCGCGCAGGACCAGCCGGGGCACAGCACTGCGGCGGAAGGGGGCACAGGGGCAGGCGGGGACGCGGCGCCTCCGTCACCGGGCCCCACGCCCGCATTGCTCCCCAGCGTGGGCGCGGCAGCCGGGCCCGAGACCAGCGCGATGGGGCTCGACAACGACGCGGCCTTCGCCGCAGCCTTCGATGCGCTCGAGCGCGGGAGGGCCGTGGGCATCTTCCCCGAGGGGCAGAACGCGCCCACACGGCACGTGCGCGCCATCAAGACCGGCGTCGCGCGCATCGCGCTCGGGGCCGAGGCGCGACACGACTTCACGCTCGGCGTGGTGGTGGTGCCCGTTGGGCTGAACTACGTCGAGCGCGAGCGGTTCCACACGGCGGCGCTGGTGCGCTTCGGCGAGGCCCTGCGCATGAGCGACTACGCCGTGGCCTACCAGGAAGACCCGCGCGCGGCCGTGCGCGCCCTGACGGACGACGTGCAAGCGGCCATGCGCGAGGTGGCGGTGCACGTCCCCCGCGAGGAGCAGATCGACCTGGCCGAGGACCTGTACGCGCTCTACGGCGCGCAGCTGCGCGACGATGTGCTGGGCAGCATGCCGGACCTGCGCCTGCCGCAAGAGAAGCTGCTGGACGAGGCCACCGCGCGTGCCTCGCGCGCCGAGCAGCTGGGCGACCGCTTCCTGGCGGAGCAGCTCATCGCGGACGCCTTCGACTGGTTCGAGCAGACCGAGCCGGAGCGCGCCGCAGCCCTCGCCAAGCGCGTGCACGCCCACAAGCGCCACCTCGACCAGCTGCGCCTGCGCGGCGACTTCGCGGCGCGACCGGGCAAGCAGCTATCGTCGCGCGCGGAGGCGGTCAAGCTCGCGCTCTACGCCGTCCTGCTGGGGCCCGTGGCGGCCTACGGGCTGGCGCACAACTTCGTGCCGTACCGGCTCACGCGCATCGCCGCGCGGCGAGCGCCCGACGAGCCGATCCAGGCCATCAGCGCGCTCGCGGCGGGGCTCTTCGCGTTCGGGCTGGCCTACGCGCTCTTCGGGTGGCTCGCCTGGCACGGCAGCGCGTCGCTGCTGGGCGCGACGCTCTACGTCAGTACGCTGCCCTTCGCGGGCTTCTGGTTTTTTCGCTACCGGCGGCGGCTGGGCATCTACGCGCACCGCATCGTGGCGCGCACGCTCTTCCGCACGCGCCCCAAGCTGTATCGCGGGCTGCTGCTGGAGCGGGAGCAGCTGCTGGTGGAGCTCGACGCCGTGCGCGTGGCGTACCAGCGCGCGCTGGCGCACCGTGCGCAGCCTCCGTCGTGA
- a CDS encoding tetratricopeptide repeat protein: MGYWTYYLLMMALWYLVDHPAVLAGVVVIFLLRDFIPDPYVLMRTAGRVRALRSQIAANPANTTARRDLARVYLERSRPKRALTLLDEARKRHPDDAELLFLTGLAQARLRRHEEALSSLIDAVGIDPRTGFGEPYRAAGDVLMKLERYADAEDAYEHYVDTNSSAIDGWYKLSRARAKQGKADDAARALAELRDTWRTLPAYLRRKQWTWRVRGMFAG; encoded by the coding sequence ATGGGCTACTGGACGTACTACCTGCTCATGATGGCGCTCTGGTATCTGGTGGACCACCCCGCCGTGCTGGCGGGCGTCGTCGTCATCTTCCTGCTGCGCGACTTCATCCCGGACCCGTACGTGCTGATGCGCACCGCCGGGCGCGTGCGGGCCCTGCGCTCGCAGATCGCCGCGAACCCCGCCAACACCACAGCGCGCCGCGATCTGGCGCGCGTGTACCTCGAGCGCTCCCGGCCCAAGCGCGCCCTCACGCTGCTGGACGAGGCGCGCAAGCGGCACCCCGACGACGCCGAGCTGCTGTTCCTCACGGGGCTCGCCCAGGCGCGCCTGCGCCGTCACGAGGAGGCGCTTTCGTCCCTCATCGACGCGGTGGGCATCGACCCGCGCACGGGCTTCGGCGAGCCCTATCGCGCGGCGGGTGACGTGCTCATGAAGCTCGAGCGCTACGCCGACGCCGAGGACGCCTACGAGCACTACGTCGACACCAACAGCTCGGCCATCGACGGCTGGTACAAGCTGTCGCGCGCCCGGGCCAAGCAGGGCAAGGCCGACGACGCCGCGCGCGCCCTGGCCGAGCTGCGCGACACGTGGCGCACGCTGCCCGCCTACCTGCGCCGCAAGCAGTGGACCTGGCGCGTGCGCGGGATGTTCGCGGGGTAG
- a CDS encoding 2TM domain-containing protein, with product MSGRTYDRDEVEAILKVALERADTVEGLTRAELSEVAAEVGIPVTDLDGAIELIEREREVQASMTQIVAERRRGFYWALGNATIVTSFLAVIDFVQGPGWWVPYVAAAWGMALTFRGRRAFFAPSEDIEKLARKRLAKEWRKRDWKKRERELPKAVEAGAAALIEAAARKIAERIEQAGTRPPQGAQQRVRVDPAPKAGRQVRVDASGAPTEAGAKEAELERDTSFRAHVARQREQER from the coding sequence GTGAGCGGACGTACCTACGATCGCGACGAAGTCGAAGCCATCCTCAAGGTCGCGCTCGAGCGCGCCGACACCGTCGAGGGGCTGACGCGGGCCGAGCTGAGCGAGGTGGCCGCCGAGGTCGGTATCCCCGTGACCGACCTGGACGGCGCCATCGAGCTGATCGAGCGCGAGCGCGAGGTGCAGGCCAGCATGACGCAGATCGTCGCCGAGCGACGCCGCGGCTTCTACTGGGCGCTGGGCAACGCCACCATCGTCACCAGCTTCTTGGCGGTGATCGACTTCGTTCAGGGCCCCGGCTGGTGGGTCCCCTACGTGGCCGCTGCGTGGGGCATGGCGCTCACGTTCCGCGGGCGTCGCGCGTTCTTTGCTCCGTCGGAGGACATCGAGAAGCTGGCGCGCAAACGGCTCGCGAAGGAGTGGCGCAAGCGCGACTGGAAGAAGCGCGAGCGCGAGCTGCCGAAGGCGGTGGAGGCCGGGGCCGCGGCGCTCATCGAGGCCGCCGCGCGCAAGATCGCGGAGCGCATCGAGCAGGCGGGCACACGTCCCCCCCAGGGTGCGCAGCAGCGCGTACGCGTGGACCCAGCGCCGAAGGCGGGCCGGCAGGTGCGGGTAGACGCGAGCGGTGCGCCTACGGAAGCCGGAGCGAAGGAGGCCGAGCTCGAGCGCGACACATCCTTCCGCGCGCACGTCGCGCGGCAGCGTGAGCAGGAACGCTGA